A portion of the Leptospira mtsangambouensis genome contains these proteins:
- a CDS encoding SpoIIE family protein phosphatase codes for MFRNWLSFFPNSPKFPSNETGRKTKIQKTDKNLPFLKIPKLWIPLFVVLLCFQSSLSAFPLSIEESKNYRDIGKYFEYVIVPEQESSLDRILREDTIWRPNPKATISFSQVKDPLWLRITLIHYGNLPHTFFLHFSSPVVDVFELHAQVKGNWITQVSGEQVLQRNKPIYSHIPAFPITLSPDETRTIYVKINSANPIFNFVSIYNSRSFIAFSKKQDIFFAAYFGAGFMMFLFSLFLANTLRYRKFFFYFFYLATVLLINLFSTGFMQYIEIGNSHTWKNYLFPITIYLTSVFGLLFTIEFLETEKNFPKVNKLTKGFILLFISLIFTIFFLELRNFIQLGVSLVIIPILLVLFISLMAVIKSKKKLEVILFLLAFGSILLGGALNTLTVQGFIKPIHLSSYSLPLGSAIEVFFLSMALVLKVSDYRKATEEKQELDLQLKIAQKLQSGLLPQKRTHANGYALGFRYSPASDIGGDFVQFIVKENEIGLFLCDVSGHGIPAAMIASMTKVSLQIWDDSLDRPAYAAERIRLSLLSSLSGHFLSAFFVYLHPEKNIMKIANAGHHPLIYLDRNGNIEHITSPGRAINEYIEAQVIEKTLPLPKSGTLVLFTDGVIEARKSTTGELFGEERFISILQTLADKDPQTICDQVIAEVEKFQKSKRSDDDITILAISLDKKN; via the coding sequence ATGTTTCGAAACTGGCTTTCTTTTTTCCCCAACTCACCTAAATTTCCTTCGAACGAAACAGGAAGGAAAACCAAAATACAAAAAACGGACAAGAATCTCCCTTTTCTCAAAATCCCCAAACTATGGATTCCACTCTTTGTGGTTCTTCTTTGTTTTCAGTCCTCTCTTTCGGCCTTTCCTCTTTCCATTGAGGAATCAAAAAACTATAGGGACATTGGAAAATATTTTGAATATGTCATTGTTCCAGAACAGGAATCTAGTTTGGACAGAATTCTAAGAGAGGACACAATTTGGCGACCAAATCCGAAAGCGACTATCTCTTTTTCACAAGTGAAAGATCCACTTTGGTTAAGAATTACATTGATCCACTATGGAAATTTACCACATACATTCTTTTTGCATTTTTCAAGTCCGGTGGTGGATGTTTTTGAACTGCATGCACAAGTGAAAGGGAACTGGATTACACAAGTATCCGGCGAGCAGGTCCTACAAAGAAACAAACCTATATACTCCCATATCCCGGCATTTCCAATTACTCTCTCACCAGATGAAACACGCACTATATACGTAAAAATTAATTCAGCAAATCCAATCTTTAATTTTGTTTCTATTTATAATTCGCGAAGTTTCATCGCCTTTTCAAAAAAACAAGATATATTCTTTGCGGCTTATTTCGGCGCAGGTTTTATGATGTTTTTATTCAGTTTATTCTTAGCGAATACACTGCGTTATCGAAAATTTTTCTTTTACTTTTTCTATTTAGCAACGGTTCTCTTGATCAATTTGTTTTCCACTGGATTTATGCAATACATTGAAATAGGAAATTCGCATACCTGGAAAAACTATTTATTTCCGATCACGATCTATCTGACTTCAGTCTTTGGTTTACTTTTTACGATAGAATTTTTAGAAACAGAAAAAAACTTTCCTAAAGTGAATAAACTTACAAAAGGTTTTATCTTATTGTTTATTTCTTTAATCTTTACAATCTTTTTCCTAGAACTGAGAAACTTCATTCAGTTAGGTGTCTCTCTAGTGATCATACCCATTTTGCTTGTCCTCTTCATTTCTCTTATGGCTGTGATCAAAAGCAAAAAAAAACTTGAAGTGATTCTTTTCCTACTGGCTTTCGGATCGATTCTACTCGGTGGCGCTTTAAATACTTTAACCGTTCAAGGTTTCATCAAACCCATCCATTTATCTTCCTACTCACTGCCGTTAGGTTCCGCAATAGAAGTTTTCTTTTTGTCGATGGCATTGGTTCTAAAAGTTTCTGATTACAGAAAAGCAACAGAAGAAAAACAAGAATTAGACCTCCAGTTAAAAATTGCACAAAAACTCCAAAGTGGTTTATTGCCACAAAAAAGGACACATGCAAATGGTTATGCATTAGGCTTTCGTTATTCACCCGCCTCTGACATTGGTGGTGATTTTGTTCAATTCATTGTTAAAGAAAATGAAATAGGTTTATTTCTCTGCGATGTTTCGGGCCACGGAATACCTGCCGCAATGATTGCATCCATGACAAAAGTTTCCCTTCAAATCTGGGATGATTCCCTCGATAGGCCTGCCTATGCAGCCGAACGAATTCGTTTATCTCTTCTTAGTTCTCTTTCTGGACATTTCCTGAGTGCCTTTTTTGTTTATCTGCATCCAGAAAAAAATATCATGAAGATAGCCAATGCTGGGCACCACCCATTGATTTATTTAGATCGAAATGGAAATATCGAACATATCACAAGTCCAGGGCGAGCCATAAACGAATACATTGAAGCTCAAGTAATTGAAAAAACATTACCCCTTCCTAAATCCGGTACTCTGGTATTATTTACGGATGGTGTAATTGAAGCAAGAAAATCAACAACGGGAGAACTTTTTGGAGAAGAAAGATTTATTTCCATTTTACAAACATTAGCCGACAAAGACCCTCAGACAATTTGTGATCAAGTAATCGCAGAAGTGGAAAAATTCCAAAAGTCAAAACGTTCGGACGACGACATCACAATACTCGCCATCTCTTTAGATAAAAAAAATTAA
- a CDS encoding ATP-dependent Clp protease ATP-binding subunit, with amino-acid sequence MKQYDSNVQGALDIAQTEAMRRQNTEITPYHLVWGFMTLPTSVSGKTLIKYKSTVDEFLKKQARASGEIPFESLRTSPKLAQWFTMASSRAAENGREELKEADFLKFLPQVLPELKINYEDLQVKETDEEVPNFLVNLNDLAREGKLDPVIGRSKEIRSVMEILGRRSKNNPVLVGSAGVGKTAIVEGLAEQIVKGRVPDVLKGKTIYSLDMGQLMAGTKYRGEFEEKLTALLRYIKGQAGEAILFIDEIHQLVGAGKTDGAMDAANLLKPALARGELHCIGATTQDEFQKYILGDQALERRFRAVPVNEPSKEDAIEILMGIRDKHEIHHGIKISDEAIYASVLLSDQYITDKFLPDKAIDLVDEAASALKLSAEAMPTELVELESEIRSKKIFAQVEKKNEEILKEIESLEKKFQAGKVVWEKEVNSLKQIASIKNKIDRVKFDLDAAQQRADYTEASRLKYAVLPELEKELSNFQNSWILERNHIAAVISRQTGIPVEKILKTKQDNLLHLEEDLNTVVYGQKESIREIADTLLTSYAGISSDSRPLGSFLLKGPTGVGKTETAKAIAKFLFDQETNLVRLDLSEYSEKHSVAKLIGAPAGYVGYDEGGILTEAIRRKPYSVVLFDEVEKAHPDFSDILLQILDEGRLTDNKGRTINFKNTIVILTTNSKNIEMDFKPEVLGRLDAILTYHSLDSSIMEKLIEKQVRQLNERLKVKGIVIELSESTEHILREQGFDPKFGARPLGSVFNRIVNRPLAKEILAGSIGEGTYRADWNGELLQFAPIPEPVGFKK; translated from the coding sequence ATGAAACAATATGATTCCAACGTCCAAGGAGCTTTGGACATTGCACAGACAGAGGCCATGAGGAGACAAAATACAGAAATCACTCCTTACCATTTGGTTTGGGGGTTTATGACCCTGCCAACTTCTGTTTCTGGCAAAACATTAATTAAGTATAAATCGACAGTGGATGAATTTTTAAAGAAACAAGCCCGTGCCTCTGGAGAGATTCCTTTTGAGTCCCTTAGGACCTCACCCAAGTTGGCTCAATGGTTTACGATGGCTTCTTCTCGGGCCGCAGAAAATGGACGTGAAGAACTGAAAGAGGCTGACTTTCTTAAATTTTTACCGCAGGTCCTTCCTGAATTAAAGATCAATTATGAAGATTTGCAGGTAAAGGAAACGGATGAAGAAGTACCTAACTTTCTTGTGAATTTGAATGATTTGGCAAGAGAAGGGAAACTAGATCCTGTCATTGGAAGGAGCAAAGAGATTCGTTCCGTGATGGAGATTTTGGGAAGAAGGTCAAAGAACAATCCTGTGTTAGTTGGTAGTGCGGGAGTTGGTAAAACTGCCATTGTAGAGGGTCTTGCGGAACAAATTGTAAAAGGAAGAGTTCCCGATGTACTCAAAGGAAAAACCATTTATTCTTTGGATATGGGCCAACTGATGGCTGGGACAAAATACCGCGGTGAGTTTGAAGAAAAACTAACTGCCTTACTTCGGTACATTAAAGGCCAAGCAGGAGAAGCAATTCTTTTTATAGATGAGATCCATCAATTGGTGGGAGCCGGTAAAACAGACGGGGCAATGGATGCCGCCAATCTTTTGAAACCAGCTTTGGCAAGAGGAGAACTCCATTGTATTGGTGCAACCACTCAGGATGAATTTCAAAAGTACATTTTAGGTGACCAAGCTTTAGAAAGAAGATTCCGGGCGGTTCCAGTGAATGAACCTAGTAAGGAAGATGCCATCGAAATTCTTATGGGGATTCGTGATAAACATGAAATCCACCATGGGATTAAAATTTCGGATGAAGCGATTTATGCATCTGTGCTTTTGTCTGACCAATATATTACCGATAAATTTTTGCCGGACAAGGCAATCGATTTAGTGGATGAAGCAGCATCTGCTTTAAAACTTTCAGCTGAAGCAATGCCTACGGAACTTGTGGAATTGGAGAGCGAAATTCGTTCCAAAAAAATCTTTGCTCAAGTAGAAAAGAAAAATGAAGAGATCTTAAAGGAAATCGAAAGTTTAGAAAAAAAATTCCAAGCTGGCAAAGTTGTTTGGGAAAAAGAAGTAAATTCGTTAAAACAAATAGCTTCTATCAAAAATAAAATTGATCGAGTGAAATTTGATTTGGACGCTGCCCAACAAAGAGCGGACTATACTGAGGCTTCTCGTTTGAAATATGCGGTCCTTCCTGAATTGGAAAAAGAACTTAGTAATTTCCAAAACAGTTGGATTTTAGAAAGAAATCATATAGCGGCTGTTATTTCTAGACAAACAGGAATCCCAGTAGAGAAAATTCTAAAAACGAAACAAGATAATTTGCTTCATTTGGAAGAAGATTTGAATACTGTTGTTTATGGTCAGAAGGAATCCATTCGCGAAATTGCGGATACTCTTCTTACTTCTTATGCCGGTATATCTTCAGATTCAAGACCACTTGGATCTTTTTTACTGAAAGGACCTACCGGAGTAGGAAAAACTGAAACTGCAAAAGCCATTGCCAAATTTTTATTCGATCAAGAAACAAATTTGGTTCGTCTGGATCTTAGTGAGTATTCGGAAAAACATTCTGTTGCAAAACTGATTGGAGCACCTGCGGGTTATGTTGGTTATGACGAAGGTGGAATTCTTACGGAAGCCATTCGAAGAAAACCTTACTCCGTAGTTCTTTTTGATGAAGTAGAAAAGGCACATCCTGATTTTTCTGACATCCTACTTCAAATTTTGGATGAAGGTAGATTAACTGATAACAAAGGTAGAACTATCAATTTTAAAAATACCATTGTGATTTTGACTACGAATTCAAAAAACATTGAGATGGATTTTAAGCCAGAAGTTTTGGGAAGATTGGATGCGATTCTAACCTATCATTCGTTAGATTCTTCGATTATGGAGAAACTAATTGAAAAACAAGTTCGTCAGTTGAATGAACGTTTGAAGGTAAAAGGAATTGTCATCGAACTTTCGGAAAGCACAGAACATATTTTGCGAGAACAAGGTTTTGATCCAAAATTTGGTGCAAGGCCCCTTGGCAGTGTGTTCAATCGAATTGTCAATCGTCCTTTAGCAAAAGAAATTTTAGCTGGATCCATTGGTGAAGGAACCTACCGAGCCGATTGGAATGGGGAGCTATTACAATTTGCACCCATTCCTGAGCCAGTCGGATTCAAGAAGTAA
- a CDS encoding aldo/keto reductase, producing MTNLKISSVLKSNQSVSVPQLGLGVWKSRPKECLDAVKSALSLGYRHIDTAAIYGNESEVGAAIKESGVNRSDIFLVTKLWNADQGYDSALRAIDVSLNKLDTDYVDMYLIHFPVSGKRKESWKALEKIKADGKAKSIGVSNFMVSHLEELLKETGTVPAMNQVEYHPFLQDIELKEYCLKKGILLEAYSPLAHGQKLEDPRITALANRYQKSNAQILIRWSLQAGHVVIPKSKNPVRIKENADVFDFVLSDEDMLEISSWNENFRTCWDPTTVE from the coding sequence ATGACAAATCTCAAAATCTCATCTGTTTTGAAATCCAACCAATCGGTCTCCGTCCCACAGTTGGGACTTGGCGTTTGGAAATCTCGTCCGAAAGAATGCCTAGATGCTGTCAAATCAGCTTTATCACTGGGATATCGCCATATTGATACTGCTGCCATCTATGGAAACGAATCGGAAGTGGGCGCGGCAATCAAAGAAAGTGGTGTAAATCGAAGTGATATCTTTCTTGTCACAAAACTTTGGAATGCCGACCAGGGTTATGATTCCGCATTACGTGCGATAGATGTTTCTTTAAATAAATTGGATACAGATTATGTTGATATGTATTTAATTCATTTTCCTGTCTCAGGGAAAAGAAAGGAATCGTGGAAGGCACTGGAAAAGATAAAAGCAGATGGAAAAGCAAAATCCATAGGGGTAAGTAATTTTATGGTTTCACATCTTGAGGAACTATTAAAAGAAACTGGAACCGTCCCTGCAATGAACCAAGTGGAATACCATCCTTTTTTGCAGGATATCGAGTTAAAAGAGTATTGTTTGAAAAAAGGAATTCTACTCGAAGCATACAGCCCTCTTGCTCATGGGCAAAAGTTGGAAGACCCTCGGATCACAGCACTTGCAAATCGTTATCAAAAATCAAATGCACAAATATTAATTCGATGGTCTTTACAAGCAGGGCATGTGGTGATCCCAAAATCAAAAAATCCAGTTCGTATTAAAGAAAACGCAGATGTATTTGATTTTGTTTTATCAGATGAAGATATGTTGGAAATTTCCAGTTGGAATGAAAACTTCCGGACTTGTTGGGACCCCACCACTGTGGAATGA
- a CDS encoding ATP-binding protein — MEISEAIDKVLSAKKELEAAWDGNPLPSFVLDNHLKILRCNASATELFQTSFFHLLGKDFVELFWKEEIQEEIRNSLVRRSEKSSFPVILSRLGGSFQLLSQAISEDRSVVYIVNLDTIRVPENREEEVRLKLALESGQSGVWDFSLRLGKAYFSPEYARMLGFEPERFPQNFSHWETLVHWEDREQIRSLFENYLNGSIDSHDLEIRMFTRSGKTIWVWSRGKVVERDENDLPVRVIGTHIDITERKKTEIRTEAVIEIGQKISLMESEDSILLLALKYSLQLTESNWGVVRICRDGLVIKESGLYTMRDQSNSVFVPIDSTTTLPHIIRELPLKFNLKDNESIELALYNKRTEYESIDFKEVELLGTELVHIIIRKRTEDLLLASEWNLQSIVECSPNGILILVDGNIQFYNRSSEILLSQNKNQMRNKKVSEIFGFLNGEDPFEFIQSLSNNGFAPDQNVVEKNIILSNGQKKWISFWAIEIIYNGEISILVYLNDLSKAKDTETQLLQSEKLATIGQLAAGVAHEINNPMAFISSNLETMKRYHKQLATVMANVHSVLQKNHMDPAISKILTDWDRNDLSNVLLDTSDILEESIDGASRVVEIVRNIKSFAHVNKEENFVRCNLNEVINSAINISHHNIKYDSVVEFSFDKNLPEIFCHPQEIGQVFINLLVNAGHAIEEKKNHGLFPDTQGEKPGKIEIKTKCIYSENNQQFAEIKIKDNGIGIPEDIQSRIFDPFFSTKETGEGTGLGLSISMDIIRKHKGKIDLESVRCEGTTFSILLPTNLED, encoded by the coding sequence ATGGAAATCAGCGAGGCTATCGATAAAGTACTAAGTGCAAAGAAGGAGTTGGAAGCTGCCTGGGATGGAAACCCATTGCCTTCTTTTGTTTTAGACAATCATCTTAAGATCCTCAGATGCAATGCTTCTGCGACGGAACTTTTTCAGACATCTTTTTTTCATCTTTTAGGTAAGGATTTCGTTGAACTATTTTGGAAAGAAGAAATCCAAGAGGAGATCCGAAACTCGTTAGTTCGTAGGTCAGAAAAATCTTCATTTCCTGTAATCCTTTCTCGTTTGGGAGGTTCCTTCCAGCTGCTTTCTCAAGCTATATCTGAAGATCGGAGCGTTGTTTACATTGTAAATCTAGATACAATTCGTGTTCCTGAAAATCGAGAGGAGGAGGTCCGGCTCAAATTAGCTTTAGAAAGTGGACAAAGTGGAGTTTGGGATTTTTCGCTTCGTTTAGGTAAGGCTTATTTTAGTCCTGAATACGCGAGAATGTTAGGGTTTGAACCGGAACGTTTCCCACAAAATTTTTCCCATTGGGAGACTTTGGTCCACTGGGAAGACCGTGAACAAATTCGATCCTTATTTGAAAACTATCTCAACGGTTCCATTGATTCTCATGATTTAGAAATTCGAATGTTTACAAGGTCAGGAAAAACCATTTGGGTTTGGAGTCGTGGCAAGGTTGTCGAAAGAGACGAAAATGATCTACCAGTGCGTGTGATCGGAACTCATATTGATATAACAGAACGTAAAAAAACAGAGATCCGAACAGAAGCTGTGATTGAAATCGGTCAAAAAATTTCTCTGATGGAAAGTGAAGACAGCATCTTACTTCTGGCTTTGAAATATTCCTTGCAACTAACGGAAAGTAATTGGGGTGTCGTTCGTATTTGTCGTGATGGACTTGTCATTAAAGAATCTGGTCTGTATACGATGAGAGACCAATCTAATTCTGTATTTGTACCTATCGATTCCACAACCACTTTACCACATATAATTCGAGAATTGCCTCTTAAATTTAATTTAAAAGATAATGAATCGATTGAACTAGCCCTTTATAATAAACGAACTGAATATGAGAGTATCGATTTTAAAGAAGTGGAATTACTCGGTACAGAACTAGTACATATTATCATTCGGAAAAGAACCGAAGATTTGCTTTTGGCAAGTGAGTGGAATCTGCAATCTATTGTCGAATGTTCCCCGAATGGTATATTGATTTTAGTTGATGGTAATATTCAATTTTATAATCGAAGCTCAGAGATTCTACTCTCGCAGAACAAAAATCAGATGAGAAATAAAAAAGTGTCTGAAATATTTGGTTTTTTAAATGGTGAAGATCCTTTTGAGTTCATTCAATCGTTATCAAATAACGGATTTGCACCTGATCAAAATGTCGTAGAAAAAAATATAATCCTTTCGAATGGTCAAAAAAAATGGATTAGTTTTTGGGCGATAGAGATCATATATAATGGGGAAATTTCTATTTTAGTTTATTTAAATGATCTTTCAAAAGCAAAAGATACAGAAACACAATTGTTGCAAAGTGAAAAGTTGGCAACAATCGGTCAATTGGCGGCCGGGGTAGCGCATGAGATAAACAATCCAATGGCATTTATTTCAAGTAATTTGGAAACGATGAAGCGATATCATAAACAGCTTGCTACAGTAATGGCAAATGTACATTCAGTGCTTCAGAAAAACCATATGGATCCTGCGATTTCAAAAATTCTAACTGATTGGGATCGTAATGATCTATCTAATGTTCTTTTGGATACATCTGATATTTTGGAGGAGTCAATTGACGGTGCTAGTCGTGTTGTTGAAATTGTTCGTAATATCAAAAGTTTTGCTCATGTAAATAAAGAAGAAAATTTTGTTCGTTGTAATTTGAATGAGGTGATCAATTCCGCCATTAATATTAGTCATCATAATATAAAATACGATAGTGTGGTTGAGTTTTCCTTTGATAAAAATCTTCCCGAAATATTTTGCCATCCGCAAGAGATTGGCCAGGTGTTTATAAATTTACTAGTGAATGCTGGCCACGCAATTGAAGAAAAGAAAAACCATGGTTTGTTTCCTGATACCCAGGGCGAAAAACCAGGAAAAATTGAAATCAAAACTAAGTGTATTTATTCTGAAAACAACCAACAATTTGCTGAGATAAAGATTAAAGATAACGGAATTGGAATTCCTGAAGACATCCAGTCAAGAATCTTTGATCCTTTTTTTTCAACGAAAGAAACTGGTGAGGGAACTGGACTTGGTTTGTCCATCAGTATGGATATCATTCGAAAACATAAAGGGAAAATTGATTTGGAAAGTGTACGTTGTGAAGGAACAACGTTTTCGATTTTGTTGCCAACAAATCTGGAGGATTAG
- a CDS encoding response regulator: MVPSSIDQLIQEVESQVTDVKKDEKVYKIVMVDDIKSISSSMKRELTFVARKLDNVKLSIVDIQDPEIAYEYLQKCRPDLLISDVKMPYLTGDKLVEAVKKLYPDLPVIVVTGFATKENILSVYKSDKNSIILSKPWEPERLVGAVNQMLGTNFQWND, translated from the coding sequence ATGGTTCCGAGTAGCATAGACCAATTGATACAAGAAGTAGAGTCTCAAGTAACGGACGTTAAGAAAGATGAGAAAGTTTATAAAATTGTCATGGTAGATGATATTAAATCAATTTCTTCTTCCATGAAACGAGAGTTAACCTTTGTCGCACGTAAATTAGACAATGTTAAATTGTCGATTGTAGATATTCAAGATCCTGAAATTGCTTATGAGTATTTGCAAAAGTGTAGACCCGATCTTCTTATTTCTGATGTTAAGATGCCATACCTAACGGGCGATAAATTAGTGGAAGCGGTAAAAAAACTTTATCCTGATTTACCTGTAATTGTTGTGACTGGGTTTGCCACAAAAGAAAACATTCTTTCTGTTTATAAATCGGATAAAAACAGTATCATTTTATCGAAGCCCTGGGAACCGGAGAGGCTTGTAGGTGCTGTGAACCAAATGTTGGGAACTAATTTCCAGTGGAACGATTGA
- the recA gene encoding recombinase RecA, whose product MKKEKADKAQEKETDQRKQAIDAALGQIEKQFGKGSIMRLGADTRMAEMSVVSTGSLDLDIALGIGGFPSGRIVEIYGPESSGKTTLTLSAIAETQKKGGIAAFIDAEHALDPSYAKKLGVNVDDLLVAQPDNGEEALEICESLVRSNAIDLIVIDSVAALVPKAEIEGDMGDSHMGLQARLMSQALRKLTGTIAKSNTTVIFINQIRMKIGVMFGSPETTTGGNALKFYASIRLDIRRIETLKEKEEPVGNRVRVKVVKNKCAPPFRQAEFDIMYANGINRESSLIDLAVRHDLVAKAGSWYSYGGEKIGQGKEQVRNFFLENPDIAFKIENQVRDLNSLPLMDQSKIQTREVKSIERDPKETKETKSKQPVSFSTEAEVAVGE is encoded by the coding sequence ATGAAAAAAGAGAAAGCTGACAAGGCTCAAGAAAAAGAAACCGACCAAAGAAAGCAGGCCATTGACGCTGCCCTAGGCCAAATCGAAAAACAATTCGGTAAGGGTTCCATTATGCGCCTTGGTGCTGATACACGCATGGCAGAAATGAGCGTCGTATCCACTGGATCTTTGGATTTAGACATCGCCTTGGGAATTGGCGGGTTTCCTTCCGGTCGGATTGTAGAAATCTACGGACCAGAATCTTCTGGTAAAACAACCCTCACTCTTTCTGCGATTGCAGAGACGCAAAAAAAAGGAGGCATTGCTGCCTTCATCGATGCAGAACACGCTCTCGATCCATCATATGCTAAAAAACTCGGGGTCAACGTAGACGACCTACTCGTGGCCCAACCGGACAACGGGGAAGAGGCTCTGGAAATTTGTGAGTCCCTCGTTCGTTCCAATGCCATCGACCTCATTGTCATAGACTCCGTGGCTGCACTTGTTCCAAAGGCAGAGATTGAAGGGGATATGGGAGATTCTCATATGGGTCTCCAAGCACGACTCATGTCCCAAGCCCTACGTAAGCTCACTGGAACCATTGCGAAATCCAATACCACAGTCATCTTTATCAACCAAATCCGTATGAAGATTGGAGTGATGTTCGGTAGTCCAGAAACCACTACCGGTGGAAACGCATTAAAATTCTATGCATCCATCCGATTGGACATCCGTCGTATCGAAACTCTAAAGGAAAAGGAAGAACCTGTTGGAAACCGCGTTCGAGTGAAAGTGGTCAAAAACAAATGTGCCCCTCCATTCCGACAAGCAGAGTTCGACATCATGTATGCGAATGGAATCAACAGAGAAAGTTCTCTCATTGATCTTGCGGTTCGTCATGACCTTGTTGCCAAAGCTGGTTCATGGTATTCTTACGGTGGAGAGAAGATTGGACAAGGAAAGGAACAAGTCAGAAACTTCTTTCTCGAAAATCCAGACATTGCATTTAAAATCGAAAACCAAGTTCGGGATCTCAACAGCCTCCCTCTGATGGACCAATCCAAAATCCAAACGAGAGAAGTAAAATCCATAGAAAGGGATCCAAAGGAAACTAAAGAAACAAAATCAAAACAACCAGTTAGTTTCTCTACCGAAGCGGAAGTTGCTGTCGGAGAATAA
- the xerA gene encoding site-specific tyrosine recombinase/integron integrase, with translation MTLPALEVQIPDHFPQAMAELFRSYRTYLKIEKNYSEHTLFAYLRDLKFFFEFCLKEEIDILSVDVLDVRAYFADLKSAKKQDKRTQSRKLSSLRTFYKFLFREEKIGANPILQVSFPKTKKKLPKNFTPIETEDILDYEDGDKAEVLGKRDKAIVEVLYSTGLRVFELVNAKLSDLNHELTSLKVMGKRRKERFVFIGEEAQNALREYLEERGTDGPEEIFLNQRGGKLTTRGIRYILSERRTVMGMEKAITPHKFRHTFATDLLNAGADIRAVQELLGHASLSSTQVYLSVSRDRLKEVYRNAHPHAKK, from the coding sequence ATGACCCTGCCAGCTCTTGAAGTCCAAATCCCTGACCATTTTCCCCAAGCCATGGCTGAACTTTTCCGAAGTTACCGAACTTATCTTAAAATTGAAAAAAATTATTCGGAACATACTCTATTTGCCTATTTGCGTGATTTGAAATTTTTCTTTGAGTTTTGTTTGAAAGAGGAAATTGACATTTTGAGTGTTGATGTCTTAGATGTGAGGGCTTATTTTGCTGATTTAAAATCGGCGAAAAAACAAGACAAAAGAACCCAAAGCCGTAAACTTTCTTCCTTACGTACTTTTTATAAATTTTTATTCCGCGAAGAAAAGATAGGTGCCAATCCTATTTTACAAGTCAGTTTTCCTAAAACAAAAAAGAAGTTACCGAAAAACTTCACACCGATCGAAACGGAAGACATCCTGGATTATGAAGATGGTGATAAAGCAGAAGTTCTAGGGAAAAGAGACAAAGCCATTGTGGAAGTATTGTACAGCACTGGCCTTCGAGTATTCGAGTTAGTCAATGCAAAGTTAAGCGATCTGAATCATGAATTAACATCACTTAAAGTGATGGGAAAACGTCGTAAAGAACGCTTTGTATTTATTGGCGAAGAAGCACAAAATGCACTCCGAGAGTATTTGGAAGAAAGAGGAACGGACGGCCCTGAGGAAATCTTTTTAAACCAACGTGGCGGAAAACTCACCACTCGTGGGATTCGTTATATTTTATCGGAACGAAGAACTGTGATGGGAATGGAAAAAGCCATCACACCTCATAAATTTCGACATACCTTTGCGACTGATCTTTTGAACGCCGGTGCAGACATTCGCGCCGTACAAGAGTTACTCGGTCATGCATCTTTATCTTCTACACAAGTATATTTGAGCGTTTCGAGAGACCGGTTGAAAGAAGTGTATCGGAACGCCCATCCTCATGCGAAGAAGTAG
- a CDS encoding TetR/AcrR family transcriptional regulator, with translation MPQNLEKNLETLRQFPLKERKFAKTRTNLTFAFLSELETKTFEEIKIKDLCQMAEVSEPTFYNYFPEKGDLILHYIQIWSLQVSVFAHEKKLAESGYGILSALFRYTAKESKKNPRILLEIISFQAKTKKPIQINRLTVAERVLLFPETPGIENLAADGIEGIIQKALTVAAKNGELPESTNWQSFSLSIASCFFGIPILAFQLNQNLEKLWLDSLQYLWLGAGGKIEN, from the coding sequence ATGCCTCAGAATTTGGAAAAAAATTTGGAAACCCTTCGGCAATTTCCCTTAAAGGAAAGAAAGTTTGCCAAAACCCGGACCAACCTTACCTTCGCCTTCCTCTCCGAACTAGAAACAAAAACCTTTGAAGAGATAAAAATCAAAGACCTTTGCCAAATGGCAGAAGTATCAGAGCCAACGTTTTACAATTATTTTCCAGAAAAGGGAGATTTAATCCTCCATTACATTCAAATTTGGAGTTTGCAAGTTTCAGTTTTTGCTCATGAAAAAAAATTAGCTGAATCTGGGTACGGTATCCTTTCCGCTTTATTTCGTTATACGGCAAAAGAGTCCAAAAAAAATCCAAGAATCCTTTTAGAGATTATTTCTTTTCAAGCGAAAACCAAAAAGCCGATTCAAATCAACAGGTTAACAGTCGCTGAACGAGTGTTACTTTTCCCTGAAACACCTGGGATCGAAAATCTAGCGGCCGATGGAATCGAAGGAATCATCCAGAAAGCACTCACTGTTGCAGCAAAAAATGGAGAACTTCCCGAATCTACCAATTGGCAATCTTTTTCATTGTCCATCGCTTCCTGTTTTTTTGGAATTCCTATCCTTGCTTTTCAATTAAACCAAAACTTGGAAAAACTTTGGTTAGATTCGCTTCAATACTTGTGGTTGGGTGCAGGTGGGAAAATTGAAAATTAA